The following coding sequences lie in one Cryptococcus neoformans var. neoformans B-3501A chromosome 2, whole genome shotgun sequence genomic window:
- a CDS encoding hypothetical protein (Match to ESTs gb|CF184404.1|CF184404, gb|CF183601.1|CF183601; HMMPfam hit to Gelsolin, Gelsolin repeat, score: 47.4, E(): 4e-11; HMMPfam hit to Sec23_helical, Sec23/Sec24 helical domain, score: 103.2, E(): 6.1e-28; HMMPfam hit to Sec23_trunk, Sec23/Sec24 trunk domain, score: 336.5, E(): 3.8e-98; HMMPfam hit to zf-Sec23_Sec24, Sec23/Sec24 zinc finger, score: 68.4, E(): 1.8e-17): MSQPIMLPQGWEARWDPQANAYIYVDQSTGRSQWEVPLNPTFPTSPTPHAPPQRHGRRAYPSAMYAHAYDTPAPHVGPPQPVAGYAEQGTPQFITPGFEGQQPVQQPPYAAVDHVAGQFQQMNIAPGAAPVAGAAAGAYQGAGYAEKQLHSTKTKTVNLIGLQPDVAALDNPPPPALLPANASVTSSAHSQPDPSYQRCTLNAMPTTQSLLNKSKLPLALVMAPYRSIRETDNDPDVPVVEDGVIARCRRCRAYINPFVTFIEGGNRWKCCMCGLSNEVPQLFDWDQRAEKPADRWARKELNHAVVEFVAPTEYMVRPPQPPVYAFVIDVSSAAIQSGMVAVAARTILESLDSLPNADNRTKVAIIAVSTSLHFFSLPADATEAGMLVVPDLTDVFLPKPVDLLVNLTESRPAIESLLAKLSDMFQDSHTVGSALGSGLQAAHQLIGKIGGKIIALGASLPTIGEGVLKARDDPKLLGTSKESQLLNAGNNWYKTFAIECSKNQVSVDMFLFSGTYTDVATLGCLPRYTAGQTYLYPGFNASRSEDAIKFATEFGKVLAMPIGLEAVIRVRASRGIRMSAFHGNFFIRSTDLLALPVVPQDQNYVIELQIEDDIKGSFVVIQTAVLHTTCYGERRIRVITQAMPTTDSIAELYTSADQIALATYLANKAVERSMSHSLDDARNHVTNRLGEMLTVYKNQVTSAAGGASAQLAVPENLLLLPLLCCALTKHVGLREGASIPPDLRAYAQCLLTTLPCQTLIPYIHPRFYSLHNMPPEAGTIGGDDGAMILPPALNLTSEKLERHGLFLIEDGQNIFLWVGHDAVPRLIQDVFDLASYHELQGGKYTLPRLDNPFSERVCNVVDKTREMRRGVYRPQVYVVKSDAEPALRSWALSLLVEDRMDRMSSYAQYLTTVKSKVNGS; encoded by the exons ATGTCCCAACCGATCATGCTCCCCCAGGGCTGGGAAGCCAGATG GGATCCCCAGGCGAACGCCTACATCTATGTCGACCAGAGCACAGGCAGGTCCCAGTGGGAGGTCCCCCTCAACCCCACCTTCCCCACCTCCCCCACCCCGCACGCCCCCCCCCAGCGCCACGGCCGCCGGGCCTACCCCTCCGCCATGTACGCCCACGCCTACGACACGCCCGCCCCGCACGTCGGCCCCCCCCAGCCGGTCGCGGGCTACGCCGAGCAGGGCACACCGCAGTTCATCACCCCCGGCTTCGAGGGCCAGCAGCCCGTGCAGCAGCCGCCGTACGCCGCTGTGGACCACGTCGCCGGCCAGTTCCAGCAGATGAACATTGCTCCCGGCGCCGCGCCCGTCGCTGGCGCGGCTGCCGGTGCGTACCAGGGCGCGGGCTATGCCGAGAAGCAGCTGCACTCGACAAAGACCAAGACGGTCAACCTGATAGGTCTCCAGCCGGACGTCGCCGCGCTCGACAACCCGCCTCCGCCTGCCCTCCTCCCCGCCAACGCGAGCGTCACGTCGTCCGCCCACTCCCAGCCGGATCCGTCGTACCAGCGCTGCACCCTCAACGCCATGCCCACCACGCAGTCTTTGCTGAACAAGTCCAAGCTGCCGCTTGCGCTCGTCATGGCGCCTTACCGATCCATTCGCGAGACGGACAATGATCCCGATGTGCCGGTGGTCGAGGACGGCGTGATTGCGCGATGCAGGCGGTGCAGGGCGTACATCAACCCGTTTGTCACGTTTATCGAAGGCGGGAACAGGTGGAAGTGCTGCATGTGTGGTCTGAGCAACGAAGTGCCGCAGCTGTTTGACTGGGACCAGCGTGCAGAGAAGCCGGCGGACAGGTGGGCGCGCAAGGAACTGAATCACGCCGTCGTCGAATTCGTCGCGCCGACAGAGTACATGGTCCGGCCGCCTCAGCCGCCCGTATATGCCTTTGTCATTGACGTTTCATCCGCTGCGATCCAAAGCGGCATGGTCGCCGTCGCCGCGCGCACCATTCTCGAATCACTCGACTCGTTGCCGAATGCCGATAACCGCACAAAGGTCGCCATCATCGCCGTCTCCACCAgcctccatttcttctccttgcccGCCGACGCGACCGAAGCCGGCATGCTCGTCGTCCCCGACCTGACAGACGTCTTCCTCCCGAAACCCGTCGACTTGCTCGTCAACCTGACCGAATCTCGCCCCGCTATCGAATCCCTGCTTGCCAAGCTGTCAGACATGTTCCAAGACTCGCACACCGTCGGTTCCGCGCTCGGCTCGGGTTTGCAGGCCGCCCACCAGCTTATTGGGAAGATTGGCGGTAAGATTATCGCGCTGGGCGCTTCCCTCCCGACCATTGGCGAGGGTGTGCTCAAGGCGCGAGATGATCCCAAGCTGCTCGGTACATCGAAAGAATCTCAGCTCCTCAATGCCGGCAACAACTGGTACAAGACGTTTGCGATCGAGTGTTCCAAGAACCAAGTCTCGGTCGACATGTTCCTGTTCAGCGGGACGTACACCGATGTCGCCACACTGGGTTGTCTGCCCCGATACACTGCCGGCCAGACCTATCTCTACCCAGGCTTCAACGCCTCGAGGAGCGAGGATGCGATCAAGTTTGCGACCGAGTTTGGTAAAGTGCTGGCGATGCCCATCGGTCTCGAGGCGGTGATCAGGGTCCGTGCGTCGAGGGGGATCCGCATGTCTGCCTTCCACGGCAATTTCTTCATCCGATCGACCGACCTGCTCGCGCTGCCCGTCGTACCGCAAGACCAAAACTATGTGATCGAGCTCCAGATCGAGGATGATATCAAGGGCTCATTCGTCGTCATCCAAACCGCTGTTTTGCATACCACATGCTATGGCGAACGACGGATCAGGGTGATCACCCAGGCGATGCCGACGACGGACAGTATCGCCGAGCTGTACACCTCGGCGGACCAGATCGCGCTCGCGACCTACCTCGCCAACAAGGCTGTGGAGAGAAGCATGTCACACAGCCTGGACGATGCGCGGAACCACGTCACAAACAGGCTGGGAGAAATGTTGACGGTGTACAAGAACCAGGTGACCTCTGCCGCCGGCGGCGCCTCCGCCCAGCTCGCCGTGCCTGAAAACCTGTTGCTCCTCCCCCTGCTGTGTTGCGCGCTGACAAAGCACGTCGGACTGCGTGAAGGCGCCTCGATCCCTCCAGACTTGCGGGCCTATGCCCAATGTCTGCTCACCACGCTTCCCTGCCAGACGCTGATTCCGTATATCCACCCGAGGTTTTACTCTCTCCATAATATGCCGCCCGAGGCCGGTACGATTGGCGGCGATGACGGGGCGATGATATTGCCCCCGGCGCTGAACCTCACGTCGGAGAAACTCGAGCGCCACGGTTTATTCTTAATCGAGGATGGACAAAACATCTTCCTCTGGGTCGGGCACGACGCCGTCCCGCGCCTGATCCAAGACGTCTTTGACCTCGCGTCATACCACGAACTCCAGGGCGGGAAATATACCCTCCCGAGACTGGATAACCCCTTCTCGGAGAGGGTGTGTAATGTGGTGGATAAGAcgagggagatgaggaggggaGTGTATAGGCCGCAGGTGTATGTGGTGAAGAGTGATGCCGAGCCGGCGTTGAGGAGCTGGGCGTTGAGTTTGTTGGTGGAAGATCGGATGGATAGGATGTCGAGTTATGCGCAGTATTTGACGACTGTGAAAAGCAAG GTGAATGGCAGTTAG
- a CDS encoding hypothetical protein (Match to EST gb|CF189562.1|CF189562; HMMPfam hit to Methyltransf_4, Putative methyltransferase, score: 247.3, E(): 2.7e-71), translating into MEAGPSTASPGVSVSPAPALTAGEVQLLKVPQKRFYRQRAHANVFIDHELDYPKRPELMDWSTHYPAYFSQPNEDGTITQGEKKVEWADVGCGFGGLLMALAPLFPEKLMLGMEIRTSVTKYVTDRIAATRQAQSLLPADSVDTKPGGYQNVSVIKANSMKHMPNFFAKGQLEKIFFLFPDPHFKNRKHKARIITPALLAEYAYVLRPGGILYTVTDVKDLHEWMAHHLHAHPLFEYIPTETLSDDPILEAARTATEEGQKVERNKGDKWVACFRRKEDPKEEDED; encoded by the exons ATGGAAGCAGGGCCCTCAACCGCTTCGCCAGGTGTATCCGTTTCTCCTGCCCCTGCACTTACCGCCGGTGAAGTGCAATTGCTCAAAGTTCCTCAA AAACGATTCTACCGGCAAAGAGCACATGCCAACGTGTTCATCGACCATGAGCTCGACTA CCCCAAAAGGCCAGAATTGATGGACTGGTCAACACACTACCCTGCATACTTTTCCCAACCTAACGAGGATGGAACCATCACCCAGGGCGAGAAAAAGGTTGAATGGGCGGACGTTGGATGTGGGTTTGGTGGATTGTTAATGGCGCTTGCTCCCCTTTTCCCCGAAAAGCTCATGCTCG GTATGGAAATTAGAACATCCGTCACCAAGTACGTGACCGACCGTATCGCCGCTACCCGTCAAGCCCAATCACTCTTACCCGCCGATTCGGTCGACACCAAACCGGGAGGATACCAGAACGTATCTGTGATCAAGGCGAATAGTATGAAGCACATGCCTAATTTCTTCGCAAAGGGACAG CTTGAAAAGATatttttcctcttcccggATCCTCATTTCAAGAACCGCAAACACAAGGCTAGGATCATCAC CCCCGCTTTATTAGCAGAATACGCATACGTCCTTCGGCCCGGTGGGATTTTGTACACCGTCACCGACGTCAAAG ACCTCCACGAATGGATGGCCCACCACCTCCACGCGCACCCTCTCTTCGAATACATCCCCACCGAAACTCTGTCGGACGACCCCATCCTGGAAGCGGCGCGTACAGCGACAGAGGAAGGACAAAAAGTTGAGAGAAATAAGGGCGATAAATGGGTAGCTTGTttcaggaggaaggaggatccgaaagaggaggatgaggattaG